A genomic stretch from Hemibagrus wyckioides isolate EC202008001 linkage group LG18, SWU_Hwy_1.0, whole genome shotgun sequence includes:
- the fam219aa gene encoding protein FAM219A — MMEEIDRFQVPPVNSEMQPLDPAATSTLEADSETREAESVPINYKPSPLQVKIEKQRELARKGSAKNGTAGSPVNQQPKKNNVMARTRLVVPNKGYSSLDQSPDEKPLVALDTDSDDDFDMSRYSSSGYSSAEQINQDLNIQLLKDGYRLDEIPDDEDLDLIPPKSVNPTCMCCQATSSSACQIQ; from the exons ATGATGGAAGAAATCGACAGATTTCAGGTCCCACCAGTGAACTCGGAGATGCAGCCGCTG GATCCAGCAGCGACGTCCACGTTAGAGGCTGACTCAGAAACGAGAGAGGCCGAATCCGTCCCCATCAACTACAAGCCTTCTCCACTTCAAGTGAAGATCG agaaacagagagagttgGCAAGGAAAGGCTCGGCAAAGAACGGAACGGCGGGCAGCCCAGTCAATCAGCAGCCTAAGAAAAACAACGTTATGGCCAGAACACG GTTGGTTGTTCCCAATAAAGGTTACTCATCGTTAGACCAGAGTCCCGACGAGAAGCCCCTGGTAGCACTGGATACAGACAG CGATGACGATTTCGACATGTCCAGATACTCGTCGTCAGGATACTCCTCCGCCGAG CAAATCAACCAAGACCTAAACATCCAGCTCCTGAAAGACGGCTACCGCCTGGACGAAATCCCGGATGACGAAGATCTCGACCTGATTCCTCCTAAATCAGTCAACCCTACGTGCATGTGTTGCCAGGCTACTTCCTCTTCAGCCTGTCAGATCCAGTAG